GGCCACGAGGCGCGCCAGGGTCGTCTTGCCGCAGCCGGGCGGTCCCCACAGCAGCAGGGAGGGGAGCTGGTCGCCGTCGAGGAGCAGGCGCAGGGGACCGCCGGGCCCGACCAGGTCGGACTGGCCGACGACCTCGTCCAGGCGCACCGGACGCATGCGGTCGGCCAGGGGCGCGTCCGCCGGCGGCGGCGTCGCGTCCCCGTCGGCGGGGTCTCCGGGATGGAACAGGTCGGCGCTCATGGGGGCCAGTCTAACGCCGAACGGCCCTGCGGCCAAGGGAAGCCCGCGCCGGGACCCGTGTTGACGGCGGGCGCGGGGCCGACTAACCTTTAGCGCCCCTTCGGGATTGGCAAGGCGGGCGACGGAACGCCCCGCACCGGAACGGCAAGGAGCAACCATGGCGACGGCCATCCTCATCATCCTCGACGGCGTCGGCGTGGGCGGAGCCCCCGACGCCGCGGCCTACGGCGACGCCGGCAGCGACACCCTCGGCAACATGGCCCGCGTCGTGGGGGGCCTCGACCTGCCCCACCTGGCCGGTCTCGGCCTCGGCAACGTGCACGCGGTGGACGGCGTGGCGCCGGTCGCTTCCCCGCGGGCGTCCTGGGGACGCCTGCAGGAAGTGAGCGCGGGCAAGGATTCGACGACCGGTCACTGGGAGCTGATGGGCCTGGTCACCGACGTCCCCTTCCCGACCTATCCGGACGGCTTCCCGCCGGAGATCCTCGCGGAGTTCACGCGCCGCACCGGGTACGGCGTCCTGGGCAACAAGGCCGCCAGCGGCACCGCCATCATCGCCGAGCTGGGCGATGAGCACCGCGCCAGCGGGAAGCTCATCGTCTACACCTCGGCGGACAGCGTCTTCCAGATCGCGGCCCACGACGAGGTGTGCGACATCGACGAGCTGTACCGGGTGTGCGAGATCGCGCGCGCGATGCTCGTGCCGCCCCACCAGGTCAGCCGCGTCATCGCCCGGCCCTTCACCGGCGCTTCCGGCGCCTACACCCGCACGCCCCTGCGGCACGACTACTCCGTCGATCCGCCGACGGGCCTGCTGCTGCCCGTGCTCACCGGTCACGGCGTCCACGTGGCCTCGATCGGCAAGATCTATGACCTCTACAACGGCGCCGGCATCGCCGAGAGCCACACCAGCCGCAGCAACGCGGAGGGCATGGCGCGCCTCGACGAGCTGTACGCGGGCGGCACCCCGGACTCGGACCGCCTGATCCTCCTGAACCTGGTCGACTTCGACATGCTGTGGGGCCACCGCAACGACCCGGCCGGCATGAAAGAGGGCCTCGAGGTCTTCGACCGCTGGCTCGGCCCCTTCCTCGCGGCCATGCGTGCGGGCGACCTGCTGCTGATCACCGCCGACCACGGCAACGACCCGACCACGCCGAGCACCGACCACAGCCGCGAGCACGTGCCCCTGCTGGCCTTCCACGCCGGACACGAGAACGGCATCGGGCTCGGCCTGCGCGAGGGCTTCATGGACGTGGGCGCCACCCTGGCCGCCTACTTCGGCGCGCCGGCGCCGGCCAAGGGGCGCAGTTTCTGGAGCGAGTTGCCCGGGGGAGGAAACGCATGAACCCCGATCTGCAGGAACTCGTGACCGCGGCCCGCGACGAGCGGTCCCACAGCTACTCGCCCTACTCGGGCTTCCGGGTCGGCGCCGCCCTGCGCGGCGCGTCGGGCCGGATCTACCTGGGCACCAACGTCGAGAACGCCAGCTTCGGCCTGGCCATCTGCGCCGAGCGCTCGGCGGTGGTGCAGGCGGTCTCGGCGGGCGAGACGTCGTTCACCGGCATCGCGGTGTGCGCCGACGGGCCGGCGCCCACCGCCCCGTGCGGGGCCTGCCGCCAGGTGCTGCTCGAGTTCGCACCGGACATGCCGGTCGTCCTCGCGGGCGAGGACGGCCTGGCCGGCGAGCTCATCGAGACCACCGTGGCCGCGCTCATGCCGCACGCCTTCTTCGACTTCCGCGACCAGCTGCAGGCCCGCCGCGACGAGGGGGACGACCGGTGAACATCCTGGAGATCATCGAGGCCAAGAAGAGGGGCGAGGAGCTCGACGAGGCGCGCATCCTGCACGTGGTCAACGGCTTCACCGACGAGTCGATCCCGCGCTACCAGATGGCGGCCTTCCTCATGGCGGTCTGGTTCCGCGGCATGACCGCCGCCGAGACGGCCTGCCTCACCGGCGCCATGCTGCGCAGCGGCGAGGAGCTGGACACATCGGGGCTGTCGGCGCCCTCGGCCGACAAGCATTCGACCGGCGGTGTCGGCGACAAGGTGAGCCTGCTGCTGGCGCCCCTGGCGGCGGCCTGCGGCCTGAAGGTGCCCATGCTCTCCGGGCGCGGGCTGGGCCACACCGGGGGCACGCTGGACAAGCTCGAGGCCATCCCCGGCTACACCATCCACATGGACAACGCCCGCTTCCTCGGCCTGGTCGAGGAGATCGGTTGCGCCATCGTCGGGCAGAGCGGCGCGATCGCCCCGGCCGACGGCCGCATCTACGCCCTGCGCGACGTCACCGCGACGGTCGACTGCGTGCCCCTGATCACGGCCTCGATCATGTCGAAGAAGCTGGCCGCCGGTCCGCGGACGATCGTCATCGACCTGAAGACGGGCAGCGGCGCCTTCATGCGCGACCTCGCCAAGGCTCGCGAGCTGGCCACGGCCCTGGTCGCCGTGGGCCAGGCCTACGGGCGCCGCATGAGCGTGATCTTCTCGGACATGGACCAGCCCCTCGGCCGCGCCATCGGCCACGCCAACGAGACGCTGGAGGCCTTCGCGGCCCTGCGCCCGGGCCACCGCGCCACGGCACCCGCCGACCTCGTGGCCCTGACCGAGGACCTGGTGGCGGACATGGTGCGGGTGGCCGGCCTGGCGCCCGATCACCCGTCGGCCCTCGCGGTCGTGCGCGAGGCCTGGGATTCCGGGGCGGCCCACGACCGCATGCTCGCCTGGGTGGCGGCCCAGGGCGGGCGGCTGGACCCCGCCCGCGACGACTACGGCCTGACCGTCGCGCCCGTCGCCCACGAGCTGGTCGCCGACCGCGACGCCTGGCTGGCGGGGACCGACTGCCGCCAGATCGGGCTGGCCCTCGCCGACATGGGCGGAGCCCGGCGCCGGGTCGAGGATCCGCTCGACCTCGCCGCCGGCATCACCTTCCACCCGGCCATCGGCGATCGCCTGCGCGTCGGCGATCCCATCGCCACCTTCCACGCGACCGACGCCGCCCAGGCGCAGGCGGCGGCCTCCCGTGTGGCCGCGGCCCTGTCCTGGTCCGAGACCGAGGTGCCGGCCCGGGATCTCGTCCTGGACCGCCTGGAGTAGGGGGCGCCATGCTGATCCTCGCCGCGATCCTCTGCGTCGGCGTGGGCCTCGCCCACACCATCCTGGGCGAGCGCTACATCCTGGTGCGCCTGTTCCGCCGGACCGACCTGCCGCATCTCTTCGGCGACGACGTCTTCACCCGCCGCACCCTCCGCTTCGCCTGGCATCTGACCACCGTCGCCTGGTGGGGTTACGCCGCCCTCCTGGTCGGCCTGGCCGTCCCCGACGCCGAGCCCCGCACGCTGATCCGCTGGACCGTGGCCGGCGTCTTCGCGACCCACGCCCTGCTCACCCTCATCGCGTCCCGCGGCCGCCACCTCGCCTGGCCCGTCTTCGCCGCCATCGCCCTCCTCGCCCTCTTCACCAAGTGACGCCCGCCTCTCCGCCGCGACGGCGGTCCAGGCACCCGCACACAGAGACGCGCCCGATGCGTTGGAGGCGAAGCCGACCGCATCGGGCGCGTCTCTGTGTGCGGGTGCCTAGAACTCGTCGTCGTCCGAAGAGTCGAGCGTCTGGAAGTCCTTGGAGACGCCCTCGAAGTCGTGCAGCTGGCCGCCGTGGAGGTCGCAGATGTCCTGGGGGAAGAACTGGGGGAGGAAGACCTCCTGCGCCGTCGAGTCGCAGCCGGCGGTGGCGAGCATGCCGCTGTGCAGGCAGATGGTCTCGTCGATGATGCCCGGCGGCCGCACGAAGGGCTCGTCGCCCTTCTGGTCGGTGATCTTGCCCATGAACTTGGCCCACACGGGCAGGGCCATGCGCGCGCCGGTGGCGCCGCGGCCCATGGGGTTGGCCTGGTCGAAGCCGACCCAGACGCCGCCGCAGAAGCTGGGGGTGAAGCCGCAGAACCAGGCGTTGGTGCTCTCGTTGGTCGTGCCCGTCTTGCCGGCGCCGGTCTTGGTGAAGCCCCGCCAGCGGGCGCTCACGGCGGTGCCCTCGAGAATGGTCGTCGTCAGCAGGTTGGTCATCATGTAGGCCTCGGCCGGATCGAGGGCCTCGCGCTGGTCGATCCGGGCTTCGTAGAGGATCTCGCCCTCGGCCGACTCGACCCGCGTGATGAGGTGCTGCTTCGTGGCGACGCCGTGGTTGGCGAAGGCGCTGTAGGCGGCGACGACCTCCTTCAGCGTCACCTCGCCGGCGCCCAGGAACAGGGCCGGCACCCGGGGCAGCTCCGACGTGAAGCCGAGCTTGCGCACGTTCTCCAGCACCGGCGCGAGGCCGAAGTCCTGGTAGAGCTTGGCCGTCGGCGTGTTCACGGAGCGCGTCAGGGCGTAGCGCAGGGTCATCGGCCCCTGGAAGCGGCCGCTGAAATTCTTGGGCCGCCAGAGGCTGACGCCGGTGTCGAGCACGAAGGGCGTGTCCATGAGGATCGAGCTGGTCATGTACCCGTGCTGCAGCGCCGTCAGGTAGACGATGGGCTTGAAGATCGAGCCGGGCTGCCGGCTCGCCTGGATGGCCATGTTCCACTTGTAGTCGTCGAAGCTGCGCCCGCCGACCATGCCGAGGATGGCACCCGTGCGCACGTCCTGGAGCAGCGCCGCCCCCTGCAGGTACTCGAGCTTCTCCGGCCGCGCGCCGACCGTCACGAGCGAATCGTAGCGGGCCTTGGTCATGTCGTAGCCGCGGGTCTTCTCCTCGGCGGCCAGATGCTCCTCGAGCGCCTCCTCCATCCAGATCTGGTACTGGGGAACCAGGGTGGTCCACACCCTCAGGCCGTCCTTGTAGAGACGGGTGGCGCCGTACTGGGCCTCCAGATCCTGGCGCACCTCCTCGACGAAGTACGCCGCGAAGCCGCCCTGGCCGCGGCCCCGGCTGCCGTCGTCGACGGGATGCACCTCGGTGGCGCCGATGGCTTCGGCCTCCGGACGGCCGAGGTAGCCCGCGCTGATCATGGTCTCGAGCACCGTCGCCCGCCGCTTGTAGGCCAGGTCGAGATGCTTGAGGGGCGAGTAGGCCTCCGGGCGCTGGATCATGCCGGCGATCATGGTGCACTCGGCGGGCCCGAGTTCCCACACGTCCTTGGCGAAGAAGGTGTGGGCCGCCGCCTGCACGCCGTAGGCGCCCTTGCCGAGGTAGATCTGGTTGAGGTACATGGCCAGGATCTCGTCCTTGGTGTAGATGGACTCGATCTGGGCCGCGACGATCCACTCGCGGAACTTGCGCGTGATGCGCTTCTGGCTCGGCAGCAGCTTGGGGAAGAGGTTGCGCGCGAGCTGCTGGGTCAGCGTCGAGGCGCCCGGACTCGCGCTCGAGGTCAGGTTGATCCAGACGACGCCCACGAGGCGCCGCAGGTCGATGCCGTAGTGGTCGTAGAAGCGGCGGTCCTCCACCGAGATCACGGCCTGCTGCAGGGCGACCGGGATCCGGCTGAGCGGCACGATGGTCCGGTTCTCCGTGTAGAACTCGCGCAGGGTGTCGCCGTTGGCGGCGAAGATGACCGTCTTGACCGAGGGCTCGATCGACTGCAGGGCGTCGAGGGAGGGGAGGTCGCGGGAGAGGTAGTCGACCCCGACGATGGTTCCGGCCAGGGTCAGGACGAACATCCCGGCCAGGGCCAGGAGCATGCCCCGGACGACCCGGCGGGGAATCGTGTAGTTCAAGAGTCGGATCATGGCGCCTCCGTGCCTGCCGCAAAACCTGCCCGTGGGGCGGGAGTTCCCGGTCGTCCCGCCCGCCGGACGCCGCACCATAACACCCGCGCGGCGGTCCGGGCCAGTCCCGATCGCTAAGATCGGGTCCCCGGCCGGGCTTGTCCAGCCCCGCGGCGGCCCTCCCGCACCCAGCAAGGGAGCGGCCAGTCCAGCCGCTGCGGTCGCCTGGCGCAGAATGCGGCCCGCAACGGTCCCCGGGGACGTCGCCGCCACGCCGGATTCCGGGGCCCGGCCGCCGTCGTGTCCCCCCGACCACAGGGTGAATGTGTCGCCCCGGACCGCCCCCCGGACCGTCCAGGCCATTGGGAAATGGCTGATTACGGGAGTCTGGGGCCTGTTTGAAGGGTCTTGTCAAAAAAATGAAAAAAAAGGGATTTTCTTTTTGACAGTGGTCACCGATGGGTATAACTTGCGCCCCCGTTGCCCGGGTGACGGCTGCAAGGCCTGACTCGGGTAATCGCTTCCCGGCCACGCTTTTCGGAGCGCGGGGGAAGCGGCTCGGAGCCGAAAAAAATTCAACTTTCTGGTTGACATGTTTTTCGCGCCTGAGTATCTTGCTTCTCCTGCCCGCGAGGGCAGACCAGCGGCAACGACTGCTCGGTTCAGATCTTTGACAACAGAATAGCGTGCGATGGCCCGAATGCAATTCCGAGTCATCCCGAAACGATGAGGCCGCTTCGGTGGTCGCAGCGTGTCGTCGATGACTGTTTTAATTTGCGAAAAACAGGAGCGAATCCTGTTGTTGATTTTTGACAACGGAGAGTTTGATCCTGGCTCAGAACGAACACTGGCGGCGTGGATTAGGCATGCAAGTCGAACGAGAACGGACCCTTCGGGGTCTTAGTACAGTGGCGAACGGGTGAGTAACGGGTGGAAAACCTGCCCTTCAATGGGGGATAACAGTTCTAACGAGCTGCTAATACCGCATACGACCTTCTGATCGCATGATCGGAAGGTGAAAGGTGGCCTCTCTTTGAAGCTGCCGTTGAAGGATGGTTCCGCCTCCCATTAGCTTGTTGGTGGGGTAATGGCCTACCAAGGCGACGATGGGTAGCCGGCCTGAGAGGGTGTCCGGCCACACTGGGACTGAGATACGGCCCAGACTCCTACGGGAGGCAGCAGTCGAGAAGCTTCCGCAATGGGCGAAAGCCTGACGGAGCGACGCCGCGTGAGTGAAGAAGGCCCTATGGGTTGTAAAACTCTGTCAGATTGGGAAGAAAGCATGGCGGTTAATACCCGCCGTGTGTGACGGTACCATCAGAGGAAGCACCGGCTAACTCCGTGCCAGCAGCCGCGGTAATACGGAGGGTGCGAGCGTTAATCGGAATTACTGGGCGTAAAGCG
This bacterium DNA region includes the following protein-coding sequences:
- the cdd gene encoding cytidine deaminase, with the translated sequence MNPDLQELVTAARDERSHSYSPYSGFRVGAALRGASGRIYLGTNVENASFGLAICAERSAVVQAVSAGETSFTGIAVCADGPAPTAPCGACRQVLLEFAPDMPVVLAGEDGLAGELIETTVAALMPHAFFDFRDQLQARRDEGDDR
- a CDS encoding PBP1A family penicillin-binding protein; this encodes MIRLLNYTIPRRVVRGMLLALAGMFVLTLAGTIVGVDYLSRDLPSLDALQSIEPSVKTVIFAANGDTLREFYTENRTIVPLSRIPVALQQAVISVEDRRFYDHYGIDLRRLVGVVWINLTSSASPGASTLTQQLARNLFPKLLPSQKRITRKFREWIVAAQIESIYTKDEILAMYLNQIYLGKGAYGVQAAAHTFFAKDVWELGPAECTMIAGMIQRPEAYSPLKHLDLAYKRRATVLETMISAGYLGRPEAEAIGATEVHPVDDGSRGRGQGGFAAYFVEEVRQDLEAQYGATRLYKDGLRVWTTLVPQYQIWMEEALEEHLAAEEKTRGYDMTKARYDSLVTVGARPEKLEYLQGAALLQDVRTGAILGMVGGRSFDDYKWNMAIQASRQPGSIFKPIVYLTALQHGYMTSSILMDTPFVLDTGVSLWRPKNFSGRFQGPMTLRYALTRSVNTPTAKLYQDFGLAPVLENVRKLGFTSELPRVPALFLGAGEVTLKEVVAAYSAFANHGVATKQHLITRVESAEGEILYEARIDQREALDPAEAYMMTNLLTTTILEGTAVSARWRGFTKTGAGKTGTTNESTNAWFCGFTPSFCGGVWVGFDQANPMGRGATGARMALPVWAKFMGKITDQKGDEPFVRPPGIIDETICLHSGMLATAGCDSTAQEVFLPQFFPQDICDLHGGQLHDFEGVSKDFQTLDSSDDDEF
- a CDS encoding thymidine phosphorylase — translated: MNILEIIEAKKRGEELDEARILHVVNGFTDESIPRYQMAAFLMAVWFRGMTAAETACLTGAMLRSGEELDTSGLSAPSADKHSTGGVGDKVSLLLAPLAAACGLKVPMLSGRGLGHTGGTLDKLEAIPGYTIHMDNARFLGLVEEIGCAIVGQSGAIAPADGRIYALRDVTATVDCVPLITASIMSKKLAAGPRTIVIDLKTGSGAFMRDLAKARELATALVAVGQAYGRRMSVIFSDMDQPLGRAIGHANETLEAFAALRPGHRATAPADLVALTEDLVADMVRVAGLAPDHPSALAVVREAWDSGAAHDRMLAWVAAQGGRLDPARDDYGLTVAPVAHELVADRDAWLAGTDCRQIGLALADMGGARRRVEDPLDLAAGITFHPAIGDRLRVGDPIATFHATDAAQAQAAASRVAAALSWSETEVPARDLVLDRLE
- a CDS encoding phosphopentomutase, with translation MATAILIILDGVGVGGAPDAAAYGDAGSDTLGNMARVVGGLDLPHLAGLGLGNVHAVDGVAPVASPRASWGRLQEVSAGKDSTTGHWELMGLVTDVPFPTYPDGFPPEILAEFTRRTGYGVLGNKAASGTAIIAELGDEHRASGKLIVYTSADSVFQIAAHDEVCDIDELYRVCEIARAMLVPPHQVSRVIARPFTGASGAYTRTPLRHDYSVDPPTGLLLPVLTGHGVHVASIGKIYDLYNGAGIAESHTSRSNAEGMARLDELYAGGTPDSDRLILLNLVDFDMLWGHRNDPAGMKEGLEVFDRWLGPFLAAMRAGDLLLITADHGNDPTTPSTDHSREHVPLLAFHAGHENGIGLGLREGFMDVGATLAAYFGAPAPAKGRSFWSELPGGGNA